A genome region from Sphingomonas anseongensis includes the following:
- a CDS encoding penicillin acylase family protein, with the protein MRTFALPLLFLLTAAASPDDLHRWQSEALRVTIARDDWGIAHVSGQTDADAVFGMIYAQAEDDFPRIEANYLTALGRTAEAEGEKAIWQDLRARLYVSDDKLKLEYLKSPDWLKTLMRAWADGLNYYLETHPDVHPKVLTRFEPWMALSFTEGSIGGDIERIDLDELAKFYTGHNASRTATADGAVFEPQGSNGIAIAPKLAAPGTGSLLLINPHTSFYFRSELQMKSSEGLDAYGAVTWGQFFIYQGFNPHAGWMHTSSGVDNVDEFAYQVELPELGPRYRYGSEWRVMEQRPVTIRFRKADGSFGERSFTTYYTHRGPIIRSELSSSCAPPPHKDQRICWIAFAMMDRPIEALQQSYLRTKATDLASFMKVSDLKANSSNNTVFADDKGEIAVLAPQFMPKRDNRFDYTRPVDGSDRATDWQGLHPVSELPNTINPPTGWAFNSNDWLYSAAGPFSPKSAAFPKYLDMAGENYRTVHATRLLTQPGQWSLDRLQATAFDSAQPSFEVLVPMLVKAWRALPAKDPRRARFSAPIAALNKWDKRWSTESVPNTVAQFWGDELTKMVAARKWNDQQNPFRHMEALSAAEKLTAFGRALDRLNRDFGGWRVPWGEVNRFQRISPLIDPPFDDNAPSIPVGFTSNKWGSLASFGASQKPGTKKWYGTNGNSFVAVVEFGPKRVRARAITAGGESGHPNSPHFNDEALRYASGALREVYFYPDQLKGHTERVYRPGG; encoded by the coding sequence CCGCCGCAAGCCCGGACGACCTCCATCGCTGGCAATCCGAGGCCTTGCGAGTGACGATCGCCCGCGACGACTGGGGCATCGCCCACGTCAGCGGGCAGACCGACGCGGACGCGGTGTTCGGGATGATCTACGCGCAGGCGGAAGACGACTTCCCGCGCATAGAGGCCAATTACCTGACTGCGCTCGGGCGAACGGCGGAAGCCGAAGGCGAAAAGGCGATCTGGCAGGACTTGCGAGCACGGCTGTACGTCAGCGACGACAAGCTGAAGCTCGAATATTTGAAGAGCCCCGACTGGCTGAAGACGCTCATGCGCGCCTGGGCGGATGGGCTGAATTATTATCTCGAAACCCACCCCGACGTGCATCCGAAGGTGCTGACGCGCTTCGAACCATGGATGGCGCTCAGCTTCACCGAAGGGAGCATCGGCGGCGACATCGAGCGGATCGATCTCGACGAGCTAGCGAAATTCTATACCGGCCATAACGCGTCGCGCACGGCCACCGCGGACGGTGCCGTGTTCGAGCCGCAGGGATCCAACGGCATCGCCATCGCGCCGAAGCTCGCGGCACCCGGCACCGGCTCGCTTCTGCTCATCAACCCGCACACCAGCTTCTACTTCCGCTCGGAGCTTCAGATGAAGAGCAGCGAAGGCCTGGACGCCTACGGCGCGGTCACCTGGGGCCAGTTCTTCATCTACCAGGGCTTCAACCCGCACGCCGGCTGGATGCACACCTCCAGCGGCGTCGATAATGTCGACGAGTTCGCCTACCAGGTGGAGCTGCCGGAGCTCGGACCCCGCTATCGCTACGGAAGCGAGTGGCGGGTGATGGAGCAGCGGCCGGTGACGATCCGCTTTCGCAAAGCTGACGGCAGCTTCGGCGAGCGGAGCTTCACCACCTACTACACGCATCGCGGCCCGATTATTCGAAGCGAGCTGAGCTCGAGCTGCGCGCCTCCGCCACATAAGGATCAGCGCATTTGCTGGATCGCGTTCGCGATGATGGACCGTCCGATCGAGGCGCTCCAGCAATCCTACCTTCGCACCAAGGCGACTGACCTCGCGTCCTTCATGAAGGTGTCCGACCTCAAGGCGAACAGCTCCAACAACACCGTCTTCGCGGACGACAAGGGCGAGATCGCGGTCCTGGCGCCGCAGTTCATGCCCAAGCGCGACAATCGCTTTGATTACACCAGGCCCGTCGACGGCAGCGACCGCGCTACGGACTGGCAGGGCCTCCATCCGGTGTCGGAACTGCCGAACACGATCAACCCGCCGACAGGCTGGGCTTTCAACAGCAACGACTGGCTCTATTCCGCGGCGGGACCTTTTTCGCCCAAGTCCGCAGCCTTTCCGAAATATCTGGACATGGCGGGCGAGAATTACCGCACGGTCCACGCGACGAGGCTGCTGACCCAGCCGGGCCAGTGGAGCCTCGACCGCCTCCAGGCGACGGCCTTCGACAGCGCCCAGCCAAGCTTCGAAGTGCTTGTTCCGATGCTGGTGAAGGCGTGGCGGGCGCTGCCCGCGAAGGACCCGCGCCGCGCGCGGTTCTCGGCGCCGATTGCCGCGCTCAACAAATGGGACAAGCGCTGGTCGACCGAGTCCGTGCCAAATACCGTCGCGCAATTCTGGGGCGACGAGCTGACGAAGATGGTCGCGGCTCGAAAGTGGAACGACCAACAAAATCCGTTCCGCCACATGGAAGCGCTGAGTGCGGCAGAAAAGCTGACGGCGTTCGGCCGCGCGCTCGATCGGCTCAACCGCGACTTCGGCGGCTGGCGCGTGCCGTGGGGCGAGGTCAATCGCTTCCAGCGCATCTCGCCGCTGATTGATCCGCCATTCGACGACAACGCGCCGAGCATTCCCGTGGGATTCACCTCGAACAAATGGGGCTCGCTCGCATCGTTTGGAGCATCGCAGAAGCCGGGCACGAAGAAATGGTACGGGACCAACGGCAACAGCTTCGTGGCAGTAGTCGAGTTCGGGCCGAAACGGGTCCGCGCGCGCGCAATCACCGCGGGCGGCGAAAGCGGCCATCCAAATTCTCCGCACTTCAACGACGAAGCACTTCGCTACGCGTCGGGCGCGCTCCGCGAAGTCTATTTCTATCCCGACCAGCTCAAGGGTCACACCGAACGGGTGTACCGGCCCGGCGGCTGA
- the pip gene encoding prolyl aminopeptidase → MDIATAQRRTLYPPIQPYDSGHLGVGDGHSLYWELCGNPDGKPVVFLHGGPGGASSPDHRRQFNPDKYKILVFDQRGCGKSTPFANLENNTTWDLVEDIEKLRTQVAKVEKWQAFGGSWGSTLALAYAQTHAERVTELVLRGIFLFQQYELDWLYKEGGASSLYPDKWEEFVAPIPENERGDLLQAYRKRLTSDDPALQLQAAKAFSAWEGNVVTLLPSPEVMEEFTEGDKAIAIARIENHYMIHKGWLEEGQLLRDVGRIRNIPGVIVQGRHDCCTPPRAAWALKKAWPEVDLRIVPDGGHLYNEPGILDGLIRATDKFADR, encoded by the coding sequence ATGGACATTGCAACGGCGCAGCGCCGCACCCTCTACCCGCCGATCCAGCCCTATGACAGCGGCCATCTCGGTGTCGGCGACGGCCACAGCCTTTACTGGGAGCTATGCGGCAATCCGGACGGCAAGCCCGTGGTCTTCCTTCACGGCGGACCTGGCGGCGCATCGAGCCCCGACCACCGACGGCAGTTCAACCCGGACAAGTACAAGATCCTGGTGTTCGACCAGCGCGGCTGCGGCAAGTCGACCCCGTTCGCGAACCTGGAGAACAACACGACCTGGGACCTTGTCGAGGACATCGAGAAGCTCCGGACGCAGGTCGCCAAGGTCGAAAAATGGCAGGCGTTCGGGGGAAGCTGGGGCTCCACGCTCGCGCTCGCCTACGCCCAAACGCATGCCGAGCGGGTTACCGAGCTCGTCCTTCGCGGAATCTTCCTCTTCCAGCAATACGAGCTCGACTGGCTGTACAAGGAAGGCGGCGCGTCCTCGCTCTATCCGGACAAGTGGGAGGAGTTCGTCGCTCCGATCCCCGAAAACGAGCGCGGCGATCTCCTGCAGGCCTATCGCAAGCGGCTGACCAGCGATGATCCGGCTTTGCAGCTACAAGCGGCCAAGGCATTCAGCGCCTGGGAGGGGAATGTCGTGACCTTGCTTCCCAGCCCGGAGGTGATGGAGGAGTTCACCGAAGGCGACAAAGCCATCGCGATCGCGCGCATCGAGAACCACTACATGATCCACAAGGGCTGGCTGGAGGAAGGCCAGCTGCTGCGTGACGTGGGCCGGATTCGCAACATTCCCGGAGTCATTGTCCAGGGCCGCCACGACTGCTGCACGCCTCCGCGCGCCGCATGGGCGCTGAAGAAGGCCTGGCCGGAGGTCGATCTTCGGATCGTCCCCGATGGCGGTCACCTCTACAACGAGCCGGGAATCCTCGACGGGCTGATCCGCGCTACGGACAAGTTCGCCGACCGCTGA
- a CDS encoding glutamate--cysteine ligase, translated as MTTRTDDSDSAPIESRDDLLATFAAGEKVPDRWRIGTEHEKFVYRTSDHRAPSYDEPGGIRDLLMGLTEFGWKPVVESGNVIALSGPDGTVSLEPAGQFELSGAMLDNLHQTCAEAGRHLAQVKAVGEKLGIGFLGLGMWPDKTRSDLPVMPKGRYAIMLNYMPKVGNLGLDMMLRTCTIQTNLDYSSEADMVKKFRVGLALQPVATALFANSPFTEGKPNGYLSYRSHIWEDTDPDRTGMLPFVFEDGFGYERYLDYALDVPMYFVFRDGKYVDVAGESFRQFLDGRLPQLPGEKPLLTDFVDHLSTIFPEVRLKSFLEMRGADGGPWSRICALPALWVGLLYDDQALDEAWNLVKGWTIDEHEALRRDVPKLALRAQAPGGGTVHDLAGKVVDIAARGLTRRGRLNSAGDNESGFLDPLNEIVASGKTPAERLLDLYHGEWQGDLSRIYSEMSF; from the coding sequence ATGACGACGCGGACCGACGACAGCGACAGCGCGCCGATCGAGAGCCGCGATGACCTTTTGGCGACCTTCGCCGCGGGCGAGAAGGTGCCCGACCGCTGGCGAATTGGGACCGAGCACGAGAAGTTCGTCTATCGAACCTCCGACCATCGCGCGCCCTCCTACGACGAGCCCGGAGGAATCCGCGACCTGCTGATGGGGCTGACGGAATTCGGGTGGAAGCCGGTGGTCGAAAGCGGCAACGTCATCGCTCTCAGCGGACCCGACGGAACCGTGAGCCTGGAGCCGGCCGGGCAGTTCGAACTCTCTGGTGCGATGCTCGACAACCTTCACCAGACCTGTGCCGAAGCCGGCCGCCACCTCGCCCAGGTCAAGGCCGTGGGCGAAAAGCTGGGGATAGGCTTCCTGGGTCTTGGCATGTGGCCGGACAAGACTCGAAGCGATTTGCCGGTGATGCCCAAGGGCCGCTACGCGATCATGCTCAACTACATGCCCAAGGTCGGCAATCTCGGCCTCGACATGATGCTTCGCACCTGCACGATCCAGACGAACCTCGACTATTCATCCGAAGCGGACATGGTGAAGAAGTTCCGGGTCGGGCTGGCGCTTCAGCCGGTCGCGACGGCGCTCTTCGCCAACTCGCCGTTCACAGAGGGCAAGCCGAATGGCTACCTCAGCTACCGAAGCCATATCTGGGAAGACACCGATCCGGACCGGACGGGAATGCTGCCCTTCGTGTTCGAGGACGGCTTCGGATACGAACGCTACCTCGATTATGCCCTCGACGTGCCGATGTACTTCGTCTTTCGGGACGGGAAGTACGTCGACGTTGCGGGCGAGAGCTTTCGCCAGTTCCTCGACGGAAGGCTACCGCAGCTTCCCGGCGAAAAGCCGCTCCTGACCGACTTCGTCGATCACCTCTCGACCATCTTCCCGGAAGTCCGCCTCAAGAGCTTCCTCGAGATGCGCGGGGCGGACGGCGGACCGTGGAGCAGGATCTGCGCGCTTCCCGCGCTGTGGGTCGGGCTGCTCTACGACGACCAGGCCCTCGATGAAGCGTGGAATCTGGTCAAAGGCTGGACCATCGACGAGCATGAGGCACTTCGGCGCGACGTCCCCAAGCTGGCGCTCCGGGCGCAGGCTCCAGGCGGCGGAACGGTCCATGACCTCGCCGGCAAGGTCGTCGACATTGCCGCGCGGGGGCTTACCCGGCGCGGACGGCTCAATTCGGCTGGGGATAATGAAAGCGGCTTCCTCGACCCGCTCAACGAAATCGTGGCGAGCGGCAAGACTCCCGCCGAACGCCTTCTCGACCTCTATCACGGGGAGTGGCAGGGAGATCTCAGCCGCATCTACTCGGAGATGAGTTTCTGA
- a CDS encoding 16S rRNA (uracil(1498)-N(3))-methyltransferase: protein MPATPAWPPKSLPRLFIPQPLAEAAKVELDQAQANYLGNVLRLGEGSELLVFDGESGEWLARISDASRKRMTLAVERQTRGPETVPDLWLAFAPVKRTQTDWLVEKATELGAARLVPVITERTIVDRVKLERLKSIAIEAAEQCGRTRLPELGQPLPLARFLEQRAADRTLYFADETGGDPAGSAFAPGPAAILTGPEGGFTTAERNLIRSQPRAIPISLGPRILRAETAVLAAVTIYMALAGDWR, encoded by the coding sequence ATGCCCGCCACTCCAGCCTGGCCGCCCAAGAGCCTGCCGCGCCTATTTATCCCGCAACCGTTGGCCGAGGCCGCCAAGGTCGAGCTGGATCAGGCGCAGGCAAACTACCTCGGCAATGTCCTGCGGCTTGGTGAGGGCTCCGAATTGCTCGTCTTCGACGGCGAGTCCGGGGAGTGGCTGGCGCGGATTTCAGACGCTTCGAGGAAACGGATGACTCTCGCCGTGGAGCGGCAGACCCGCGGTCCCGAAACGGTCCCCGATCTTTGGCTCGCCTTCGCTCCTGTGAAGCGGACGCAAACCGACTGGCTGGTCGAGAAAGCGACCGAACTCGGTGCGGCGCGGCTGGTCCCGGTGATCACCGAACGGACGATCGTCGACCGGGTGAAGCTCGAGCGGTTGAAATCGATCGCCATCGAGGCTGCCGAGCAGTGCGGGCGAACCCGCCTGCCCGAGCTTGGCCAGCCGCTGCCGCTGGCCCGTTTCCTCGAACAGCGGGCGGCGGACCGGACGCTCTACTTCGCGGACGAGACCGGCGGCGACCCGGCCGGCTCAGCGTTTGCCCCGGGCCCAGCGGCAATCCTCACCGGACCGGAGGGCGGCTTCACCACGGCAGAGCGCAACCTGATCCGCTCGCAGCCTCGCGCAATCCCGATTTCGCTGGGACCGCGAATCCTCCGCGCCGAAACGGCCGTCCTTGCCGCTGTCACTATCTATATGGCGCTCGCCGGTGACTGGCGCTAA
- a CDS encoding PilZ domain-containing protein, with product MKAADGTPAEMYEAYFTRRLLKALSLAEEATDADERSVHLRTSRYYRDLLEHPEKRGAYRHPTRIGATLHHLGTHPRRVIVSDLSTCGFRIEIDARAKPGTVIMLEIGGLSPLDAYVVWQEGVQVGCKFLNELHPALVEAALAVSSRI from the coding sequence TTGAAGGCCGCCGACGGGACGCCCGCGGAGATGTATGAGGCCTATTTTACCCGGCGCCTTCTGAAGGCGCTCAGCCTCGCGGAGGAGGCGACGGACGCCGATGAGCGTTCGGTTCACCTGCGCACTTCACGTTACTATCGCGACCTCCTCGAACATCCCGAAAAGCGCGGCGCCTATCGTCATCCCACACGCATCGGCGCGACACTTCATCATCTCGGCACCCACCCACGCCGAGTGATCGTCTCCGACCTGTCGACTTGCGGGTTCAGGATCGAGATCGATGCGCGAGCGAAGCCGGGCACGGTCATCATGCTGGAGATCGGCGGCCTTTCGCCGCTCGACGCTTATGTGGTCTGGCAGGAGGGCGTCCAGGTGGGCTGCAAGTTCCTGAATGAACTCCACCCCGCGCTGGTCGAGGCTGCGCTTGCGGTAAGCTCGCGCATCTAG
- the ubiA gene encoding 4-hydroxybenzoate octaprenyltransferase, with protein sequence MHSADIVPDSERRGFVGALPPPLRPYASLMRLDRPIGTWLLYWPCAWGVALAGVGGRWDLFAWLALGAFATRSAGCVYNDVVDRDLDRRVERTRLRPLASGRVTAASATVLIAMLLALALVVLLQLNRTAQIVSLVSVAPVAAYPFMKRITWWPQAWLGIVFSWGALVGWPAVTGDLAWPAILLWLGSVAWVIGYDTLYAIQDMEDDALVGVKSSARRLGDKAALGVGIFYTLALLLWVSAIWSVRPDWLALLALVPAALHLANQALRANPADGELALALFRSNRTCGLLVFLAMLVVGFSSR encoded by the coding sequence ATGCATTCGGCGGACATCGTCCCGGACAGCGAGCGGCGCGGCTTCGTCGGTGCGCTTCCGCCGCCGCTTCGTCCCTACGCATCGCTGATGCGGCTCGACCGCCCGATCGGGACCTGGCTTCTCTACTGGCCGTGTGCCTGGGGGGTGGCATTGGCCGGCGTGGGCGGCCGCTGGGACTTGTTTGCCTGGCTCGCGCTCGGGGCCTTCGCGACCCGGAGCGCGGGCTGCGTCTACAACGATGTTGTCGATCGCGACCTGGACCGTCGGGTCGAGCGCACAAGACTTCGCCCGCTGGCCAGCGGCCGGGTGACGGCGGCCAGTGCTACCGTCCTGATCGCCATGCTGCTCGCTCTCGCTCTAGTGGTGCTGTTGCAGCTCAATCGGACGGCGCAAATCGTGTCGCTGGTGAGCGTTGCGCCTGTCGCAGCCTATCCGTTCATGAAGCGGATCACCTGGTGGCCGCAGGCGTGGCTCGGAATCGTCTTTTCGTGGGGAGCGCTGGTCGGTTGGCCGGCGGTGACCGGCGATCTTGCATGGCCCGCCATCCTGCTTTGGTTGGGAAGCGTCGCGTGGGTGATCGGCTACGACACCCTCTACGCTATCCAGGACATGGAGGACGACGCACTCGTGGGGGTGAAGAGCAGCGCCCGCCGCCTCGGCGACAAGGCCGCGCTTGGCGTCGGTATCTTTTACACGCTGGCCCTACTGCTGTGGGTCAGCGCGATCTGGTCGGTGCGGCCGGACTGGCTGGCACTTCTCGCGCTGGTGCCGGCTGCGCTCCACCTCGCTAACCAGGCGCTTCGAGCGAACCCCGCCGACGGGGAGCTGGCGCTTGCCCTGTTCAGGTCGAACCGCACCTGCGGCCTGCTGGTTTTCCTGGCGATGCTGGTCGTCGGCTTCTCCAGCCGCTAA
- a CDS encoding TldD/PmbA family protein: MLSLDECRDAAERLVSRAIKAGADAADVLYMGGRSTEVQVRLGELDHVGRSEGEEIGLRLFLGARSASVASSDLSEEALGELVRRAVAMAGEAPEDPFAGLAPPGLLASSPFADLDTVDPAEPDPAQLRERALECEAAALAVPGVTNSSGAGASTSASVIALATSGGFSGSFSGTGHGCSASVVAGEGASMQRDSWWQSARHLSDLDSAESIGREAGRRAVARLDPVRPKAGRMPVLFDPRVSGSLLGHFAGAISGSSVARKSSFLQDKLGRKIFREGVTIVDDPLRPRGLRSRPFDGEGVAVARTEIVSGGVLDGWMADSASARQLGIQPTGHAARSVGSAPGVSPTNFYMEAGSRSREELLAAFPEALLVIELIGQGANPVTGDYSRGAVGFLVKDGEIGPAVQEITIASNLLDMFASLEPASDLEFRRGIDAPTILIPEMTVGTA, from the coding sequence ATGCTTTCCCTCGACGAATGCCGCGACGCAGCCGAGCGGCTGGTCAGCCGCGCAATCAAGGCCGGCGCCGACGCCGCCGACGTCCTTTATATGGGCGGACGATCGACCGAGGTGCAGGTGCGGCTCGGCGAGCTCGACCATGTCGGCCGCTCCGAAGGCGAGGAGATCGGGCTTCGCCTGTTCCTCGGCGCGCGGTCGGCCTCGGTCGCCTCCTCGGATCTGTCGGAAGAGGCGTTGGGCGAGCTGGTGAGGCGCGCCGTTGCAATGGCGGGCGAAGCGCCGGAAGATCCCTTCGCAGGACTGGCGCCGCCCGGTCTTCTCGCCTCCAGCCCGTTCGCCGATCTCGATACCGTGGACCCCGCCGAGCCAGATCCGGCGCAGCTTCGCGAGCGCGCGCTCGAATGCGAAGCCGCCGCGCTCGCGGTGCCCGGAGTCACCAACTCGAGCGGCGCGGGCGCAAGCACTTCCGCTTCGGTCATTGCGCTCGCGACCAGCGGCGGCTTCTCCGGCTCTTTCTCTGGCACCGGGCACGGGTGCTCCGCGTCCGTCGTCGCCGGGGAAGGCGCTTCGATGCAGCGCGACAGCTGGTGGCAAAGCGCGCGGCACCTGAGCGACCTCGACAGCGCCGAGAGCATAGGCCGAGAGGCGGGACGACGCGCCGTCGCACGACTCGATCCGGTGCGGCCAAAAGCGGGCAGGATGCCCGTCCTGTTCGACCCGCGGGTATCGGGCAGCCTGCTCGGCCATTTCGCCGGCGCGATCAGTGGCTCCTCGGTGGCGCGCAAGTCGAGCTTCCTGCAGGACAAACTCGGTCGGAAGATTTTCCGCGAAGGCGTCACCATCGTCGACGATCCGCTTCGCCCTCGCGGGTTGCGCTCAAGACCGTTCGACGGGGAAGGCGTGGCGGTTGCACGGACGGAGATCGTCTCCGGCGGAGTGCTCGACGGGTGGATGGCGGACAGCGCTTCGGCCCGCCAGCTCGGAATCCAGCCGACCGGCCATGCGGCGCGATCGGTCGGCAGCGCACCCGGAGTTTCGCCGACGAATTTCTACATGGAAGCGGGAAGCCGCAGCCGCGAGGAGTTGCTGGCCGCATTTCCGGAAGCTCTGCTCGTGATCGAGCTGATCGGCCAGGGCGCCAACCCGGTGACCGGCGACTACAGCCGCGGCGCAGTCGGCTTCCTGGTGAAGGACGGAGAGATCGGTCCGGCGGTGCAGGAAATCACGATCGCGTCCAACCTGCTCGACATGTTCGCCAGCCTTGAGCCTGCGTCCGACCTGGAGTTCCGGCGGGGCATTGATGCGCCGACGATCCTGATCCCGGAAATGACCGTGGGGACCGCCTGA